The genomic DNA CCGGAAATTTCTCAATACTGTTATAATAACCTGTGTGATCACCAAATGGACCTTCATCGCCATAATCATTCAGGGATACATGGCCTTCTATGACAATTTCTGCGGTTGATGGTACCTTCAGTGGAACAGTAATACAGTCAACAAGTTCGGTTTTTTTACCCCGAAGCAGTCCAGCAAACTGATATTCGGATAAGGTATCCGGAACCGGGGTCACCGCTCCCAGGATCGTTGCCGGGTCGGCACCGATCACCACAGCAACTGGCAAAGGTTCCGATTTTTCCGCTTTCCAGCGCCGGTGATGCTGGGCACCACCACGATGTTTGAGCCAGCGCATCAAAGTCTGGTTTTTATTAAGCAACTGCATCCGGTATATGCCGAGATTATAATCATCCTCTTTGATTTTTCCCGGACCTTTTGAAACCACTAGCGGCCATGTGATAAGAGGCGAGGCATCATCCGGCCAGCATTTCTGTATTGGCAGCATGTTAAGGTCAATATCATCACCAGTCAGGATCACATCTTGCACAGGGCCTGATTTTACGGTTTTAGGCCGCATGGTCATGGCTTTTTTCAGCATGGGAAGCTTATCAAGCGCATCCTTAAACCCGCTTGGCGGCTCCGGCTGTCTCAGCTCAGCCAGCGTTTTACCAATATTTCTAAGATCTTCGGGTTTTGCATTAATGCCCATCGCCACGCGTTCAACAGTGCCAAATAAATTGGTAAGAACCGGCATGCTGCTTTTGCTCCCGTCACATTTTATGACGTTTTCAAACAGTAGGGCGGGCCCAGATTTGCTTAGGGTTCTACAGCCTATTTCTGTCATTTCCAGATCGGCAGAAACAGGTTCTTGTACGCGAACAAGTTTGTTCGCGTGTTCAAGGCTATCAATAAAATCTCTTAATGATGAAAATGTCATGATTTCTTATAGGTGAAATCTGACAAAATGATAAGCGGAAAATTAATCGTTATTTGCCGAAGAATTTTTTTGGCGTTCAATAGATTCCATAATAATCCGTTTTGCCGTTTCAGGACCTTCCCAGCCGATAATTTTTACCCATTTTCCATCCTCCAGATCTTTGTAATGATCAAAGAAATGCTGAATTTGCTTTAGCAAAAGATCAGGAAGGTCGTTATGAGAGTGTACATCCTTATAAGTTGGGTCTGTTTTCAGGTCTGGAACAGCAAGTATTTTTTCATCCTGCCCAGCTTCATCTTCCATCAGTAAGACGCCGATCGGACGGGCACGAATAATACAGCCCGGAACCAGCGGCTCATTCACAACAACAAGCACATCACATGGATCACCATCATCCGATAATGTATGCGGCATATAGCCATAGTTGGCGGGATAGCGCATTGGTGTATGAAGGATGCGGTCAACAAGGATCGCGCCACTACGCTTATGCATTTCATATTTTACAGCGGCGCCGCCGACAGGAACTTCAATAATGACGTTGATTTCTTCCGGTGGGTTGAGGCCGGCGTTAATTTTTTCAATATAGGGCATTAAAATAACTCGTGCGAATCGTTGTTGACAGTATTGGGCGCAATATAGCCAATCATTCTGGTTTGTCAGCATGTTTTTCACAAAAAAAACCCCGCTATGTGCGGGGTTTTTAAAATATTTTATATATTAAGTTTAGCCGAGACCTAATTTAGCAACGATTGCCACCAGCAAAATAGCAACGATGTTGGTAATTTTAATCAGCGGGTTAACGGCAGGACCGGCTGTATCCTTATATGGGTCGCCAACAGTATCACCTGTGACAGAAGCTTTATGGGCT from Emcibacteraceae bacterium includes the following:
- a CDS encoding UbiD family decarboxylase, with protein sequence MTFSSLRDFIDSLEHANKLVRVQEPVSADLEMTEIGCRTLSKSGPALLFENVIKCDGSKSSMPVLTNLFGTVERVAMGINAKPEDLRNIGKTLAELRQPEPPSGFKDALDKLPMLKKAMTMRPKTVKSGPVQDVILTGDDIDLNMLPIQKCWPDDASPLITWPLVVSKGPGKIKEDDYNLGIYRMQLLNKNQTLMRWLKHRGGAQHHRRWKAEKSEPLPVAVVIGADPATILGAVTPVPDTLSEYQFAGLLRGKKTELVDCITVPLKVPSTAEIVIEGHVSLNDYGDEGPFGDHTGYYNSIEKFPVFTASAITMRKNPIYLSTYTGKPPDEPSILGEALNEIFIPLLQQQFPEIVDFWLPPEGCSYRVAVVSIKKAYAGHAKRVMMGVWSYLRQFIYTKFVIVVDDDINARDWKEVIWAMSTRMDPVRDTTLTENTPIDYLDFASPVSGLGGKIGLDATNKMDGETNREWGKQISMDENIIKTVDEKWLKLNIE
- the ppa gene encoding inorganic diphosphatase; its protein translation is MPYIEKINAGLNPPEEINVIIEVPVGGAAVKYEMHKRSGAILVDRILHTPMRYPANYGYMPHTLSDDGDPCDVLVVVNEPLVPGCIIRARPIGVLLMEDEAGQDEKILAVPDLKTDPTYKDVHSHNDLPDLLLKQIQHFFDHYKDLEDGKWVKIIGWEGPETAKRIIMESIERQKNSSANND